ATCAATAATCGATTTGTTAAACTCAAAAATGGGATCTTCATGATCGAGAAGAAAGTCTGGAATTTTAGAAAGATCCGTATCCAAACCAACGCATAAAAACGATTTTTTCTTTCTGATTTGTGCTATTAATTCTTCTCTTTTCATAATTATTTATTCTAATCCACTTTTTAATTTCTCAGCATTCTCCGCCACCAGTAATGCATCAATTAATTCATCGAGATCACCATCCATAATGGCAGCAAGATTGTATAATGTTAATCCGATGCGATGATCGGTGACCCTTCCCTGTGGATAATTATAGGTTCTGATTTTTGCGGAACGGTCGCCTGTTGAAACCATCGTTTTACGTTTCAAGGCACGCTCTTCCATCACTTTGCTTAACTCCCGATCATACAAGCGCGATCTTAATACTTTTAATGCGCGTTCGAAGTTTTTTATCTGACTACGTTCATCCTGACACTCCACCACAATTCCCGATGGAATATGCGTTAAACGAACGGCCGATTCTGTTCTGTTAACGTGCTGCCCACCCGCTCCTGATGCACGAAATACATCTTTCTTTACATCATTCATGTTAATGTCCACATCCACTTCATCTGCTTCCGGAAGAACAGCAACTGTAATTGCAGAAGTATGTACGCGTCCCTGCGCTTCTGTTTCCGGTACACGTTGCACGCGATGAACACCCGATTCAAATTTTAATCGTCCAAATACATCCTCACCTGAAACAACGAATGAAACTTCTTTATATCCACCCGCTTCACTTTCGTTGACGGTAAGAACTTCCATATTCCAACCTTTCTTTGAAAAGTAACGTGTATACATGCGGTAAACATCGCCAACAAAAATCCCTGCTTCATCACCACCGGTGCCTGCTCTTACTTCCACTACTGCATTTTTTGAATCTTCAGGATCTTTTGGAATAAGCATGTATTTTATTTCTTCATCCAGCTGAATTTTTCTGTTTTCCAATGCTTCTAATTCCGCTTTTGCCATTTCGCGGAATTCATCATCCTTCTCCACCCGTAAAATTTCTTTTGTACTGTCAATGTTCAGCAATACCGATTCATACTCATTCGCTGCATTTACGATGGGACCTAAATCTTTATATTCTTTATTGAGTTTAACATAGCGCTTCATATCTGCAATTACTGCAGGATCGGTGATTAGCTCGCTCACCTCTCTGTACCTATCGGCAATGGCCTGTAATTTCGAAAGCAGATTCACAATTCTTCAGCAATAATCAATACACAAATTCTCCGGCAAAAGACCGAATGGTTAATTTATTTCCGGCATTTGCTTCTACTCTACCAACAATTTGAGCATCCACTCCAAATGATTTTGAAATTGCAATCATCATTTCTGCAGATTTCTCATCAGTATAAATTTCCATGCGATGCCCCATGTTGAACACTTTATACATCTCTTTCCATTCTGTACCCGATTGTTCGTGGATAAGCTGAAACAAAGGCGGAACAGCGAATAAATTGTCTTTAATAATATGAACGTTATCCGTGAAATGTAATACTTTGGTTTGTGCTCCTCCGCTGCAATGCACCATTCCTTTAATTGCGTTACCGCATTCGGAAATTATTTTTTTAATAATCGGCGCATAGGTCCTGGTGGGTGATAATACCAATTTTCCGGCTGGAATTTTTAAATCACTTTTTTCATCCACTAGAATTTCATCGCTAAGCGATTTTTTTCCGGAATAAACAAGTTCATACGGAACATGAGCGTCGAATGTCTCCGGATATTTTTCTGCCAGGCCTTTATTGAAAACATCATGACGAGCAGAGGTCAATCCGTTACTTCCCATTCCTCCGTTGT
The sequence above is a segment of the Flavobacteriales bacterium genome. Coding sequences within it:
- the prfA gene encoding peptide chain release factor 1, with the translated sequence MLSKLQAIADRYREVSELITDPAVIADMKRYVKLNKEYKDLGPIVNAANEYESVLLNIDSTKEILRVEKDDEFREMAKAELEALENRKIQLDEEIKYMLIPKDPEDSKNAVVEVRAGTGGDEAGIFVGDVYRMYTRYFSKKGWNMEVLTVNESEAGGYKEVSFVVSGEDVFGRLKFESGVHRVQRVPETEAQGRVHTSAITVAVLPEADEVDVDINMNDVKKDVFRASGAGGQHVNRTESAVRLTHIPSGIVVECQDERSQIKNFERALKVLRSRLYDRELSKVMEERALKRKTMVSTGDRSAKIRTYNYPQGRVTDHRIGLTLYNLAAIMDGDLDELIDALLVAENAEKLKSGLE